The nucleotide sequence CGCCAAGGACGTCGAAATCTACGGCCAGATCAGGACCACTCGCCAGCTGGTCTCCGACAAGAAAGCCGCCCTCGAGGACAAGCAGGCCCAGCTGACCGGCCTGAAGAAGCAGACCGAGGTCAAGAAGGCCAGCCTGGACGACAGCGAGTCGGAACGGCAGAAGGCCCTCAAGGAGTTGGCCACCCTCGAGAACGGTCTCGAGGACGACCTCGAAGCCCTCGAGAAGGCCTCTAACGAGCTGGCCGACTTCATCCGGGCCAACAGCAATGAAACCGGGCTGGCCACCGACCGCTCCCAGATCAGCCTAGCTTGGCCGGTTCCCCCGGCGCGGATCACCTCCCCATACGGCTACCGCTACCACCCGATCCTCAGGACCCGCAGACTGCATACCGGCATCGATATCGCTTCGCCGAGCGGCACGCCGATCAAGGCGGCCGAGTCCGGCCGGGTGATGATGGCCCGCTACAACTCGGTTTATGGCTACATGGTGATGATCGAACACGGCGCCGGGGTGGTCACCCTCTACGCCCATCAGCAGAACCGCCTCCAGGTCAAGGAAGGCGATCTGGTCAAGAAAGGCCAACTCCTTGGCTACGTAGGCAGCACCGGCTGGTCGACTGGGCCGCACCTCCACTTTGAGGTGCGCGTGAACGGCAACCCGGTCAGCCCGACCAGCTGGCTTCCGGCCAGGTAGGGCGGACAGGCTTGTCACCTAGGTTCAACACCGGTGTCTTCGCAGCGCGACGCGACTGGACGGCAAAAGCCGGGGCATGCCTTTTCCAAGGCCCCGGCTTTACTGATTCTTGCACGCCAGATGGCACATAATTATCCTATTGGCCGCCCGTCAGGCGATATGGTACACTTATAGGGTACCCAGTCAGAAAATTCATCGCCGCCCAGTCAAGGGCGGCCCTGTTAAATGGACGGTGAGCTGCTTGGTTTCCCGGAGAAAAGCCGTCATCTGGATGGTCGTCCTCATCCTGGGCACCAACGTCGGGACGTTCGCTCTGGCTACCGGCCAGATCCCCCTTGTCCGTGACTACGTCCGGCCTCAACTGCCCGGGGACATGGCCCAGTTCGACCAACTCTACCGGGTCATGCAGTTGATCAAGGACCGCTACGTCGACCAGGTCAGCGACGCCACCCTCGTCGAGGGGGCGAAGACCGGCATGGTCGCCGCCCTCAAGGACCCGCCGTCCTACTACCTTAGTCCGACGGCCATGAACGAGTTGCTCATCGACACGAGCGGCACCTACGCCGGAGTCGGGGTCGAGGTCTACTCGAGCAACGACTACATCGAAGTGATCGCGCCAATCGAAGGCACCCCGGCCGAGAAGGCCGGCATCCTGCCGAAGGACAAGATCATCAAGGTCGACGGGAAGGATATCGTCGGCGTGTCCACCGACGAGGTGGTCAATCTCATCCGCGGCACTCCGGGAACCAAGGTCACCCTGACCATCTTCCGCACCGGGGTCAGCGAGCCGTTCGACAAGGTGATCACCCGGGCCCAGATCGAGCTGAAATCGATCTACTCCAAGCTACTCTCCGACAAGATCGGGTACATCAGGATCACCCAGTTCTCGGAGAATAGTACCAAGCCCTTCACCGACGCCCTGACCACCCTCAAGGGGCAGGGGATGGCCGGGCTGATCATCGACCTCCGCAACGACCCGGGTGGGTCCCTCCAGACCTGCGAGGAGATCGCCGCCCAGATCCTGCCCTCCGGACCCATCATCCACCAGGTCGATCGATCCGGCAACAAGCAGACGGCCACGGCCCCCGGGCCAGGGCTGAAGATCCCCGTGGTGGTCCTCATCAATGAGGGTTCGGCCAGCGCATCGGAGATCCTGGCCGGGGCCATCCAGGACGCCGGGATGGGGGCCCTGGTCGGGACGAAGAGCTACGGCAAGGGGTCGGTGCAGACCATCTTCCCACAGCCAGGCAATACCGGCGTGAAGATAACCACCGCCCGTTACCTGACCAGGAACGAGAAGCCGGTCGACAAGATCGGCCTGACCCCGGACTACGAAGTGAAGATGGCGACGCCCAAAGAAGGCGAACCCATCATCAAGTTGGACGACCCGACCAACCCACAGCTGGCAAAGGCCATCGAGGTCATGAAGAATCTGCTGAAGCTGAAGAAGTAGCCGGTGGCATCCGATCCGGAGGTACATTGGGACGGCCCCCCCTGTCTCTCGACAGGAGGGGCCGTCTTTTCATCTTCCATCCGTTCTAGCCGGCGTCGGCACTCCCGCCGCCGCGCATCGCGGCGAGGTCACCCACCTTTATCGGCCTCACCGGCGGCCTTGAGTTGGGCCAAGCAATCTCGGCCGGCGGTGTGCCGGTCGCCTGAGAAATCATCTGCGCGACCATCCGGGCGCACGTCTTCCCCTGACAAAGCCCCATGCCGGCTCGGGTGCGTCGCTTCACGCTGTCGACGCTCCGGGCCCCATCGCGGATGGCTTCTTCGATCTCTTCTCTGGTGACTTCCTCGCACCGGCAGATGACGAGATCGTCACTCATGTCGGCCGCACCTCCCTTGGGGAACCGGGTCGGATGACTGCCTCCGAGGGCCTGATCGAGGAAGGGTCAAGGCCGCGGATTTCGCCGGCCAGCCTTGCCGGCACGGCCAGGGTGACAATGGCGGTCTGGTCGAAGGCCTTGGCCCGCCTGACCTTGACGACCCTGCCGGCCGCGATGCCTTGGCCGGCCCGGTCGGTCGCCATGACCATCTGGTCGACACTCGGCGACGGGAGACGCTCGTAGGGGAAGGAAACCAGGGCTTCACCCGTCGGCTCCCGCCCGGCCGCGCCCCCGTCCCCGGCCCTCGACAGGTCGATGACGAAGATCGCCAAACCAGGGCAGGCGGCCAGGCATTGGCCGCACCCGGTGCATCTGTCATCGTCCAACCGGGGCAGGTTGGTGATCGGCCTGCCGACCGTGATCGCTCCCCGCGGGCAGGCGCTCTCGCAAGGATTGCAGGGGATCTCCTGGACACACTCGATCACCGCCAGCGGACCACGGGCCATCCGCTCCCGGGGCGGGACCCGCCGGCTGCGGCTGAGCTCTTCTGAGGACGGGAAGCCGTCGTAGGCCACGCCTTTTTCGGTCAACGGCCGACACCCGCCTTTCCAACCTCGGGTTCTCTGTCCGGCGTCGGTCGCCCGGCCGCGAACGTCCTTACCAACTCGGCCTTAGCCAGGCGTCGGTGTTCACCGAAGGGGCCGGTCCTGAGGGCGGCGATCCTCTCTCTGACCAGACCCTTCTTTACCTCGGCCTCCTCCGAGCCGAGTCTCCCGACCGACTGAGCCACGGCCAGGCCGGCCAGCCGTCCCTCCTCCATGGCCGTGCTGGCTTCCTCGACCCCGGTGATATCCCCGGCCACGTGAATCCCATCGACGGTGGTCATCATGTCGTCATCGTGGAGTGGGACGAACCCCCCGAGCTTGGGGAAGTAACCCAACTCGCAGCCGGCCATCCGGGCCAGCTCGGTCAGGGGCGTAAGACCAACGGCCAGGCAGATCGAGTCGACATCGAGGATCTGTTCGGTCCCGGGCACCTGGTTGAACGGCTCGTCAAGGCGGCAGATGACCGCCCGCTCGACGCTGCTCTCACCCCCGGCCTCCTTAATCGTGTGAGAGAGCAGGATCGGGACGCCCGCCCGCCGGACCTTTGAGGAATGCACCCCGTATCCGCCGATCTTTGGCGCGGCCTCGACCAGCGCCACCACCTCCGCCCCGGCCTGCAGGAGTTGATAGGTGACGATCAGGCCGACATTCCCGGAGCCGATCATCAGGAAACGATGCCCCGGCAGGACCCGATGGATGTTGACCATTGTCTGAGCGGCGCCGGCCATCATCACCCCGGGTAGGGTGCTCCCGGGAAAGGCCAACCCGTTCTCGCTGGCCCCGGTGGCCAGGATGAGCCGGTCGGCCCGCAGCTCCTCAATTCCGTCGGGGGCCGACAGGCCGAGAAGGTTCCCTTCAAAGACGCCGTAGACCGCCCGATTCAGCAAGACCTTGACGCCGAGTTCCTGAGTCTCGGCGAGCAGGTCCAGGCCGATTCGATAGCCGCGGGTGCCGGCCCGATGTTCGCGGGAACCGAAGAACTTGTGAATCTGCTTGAAGAGCTGACCACCGGGCTTCCCGTTCTCGTCGACCAGGGTGACCTTCACCCCGCACCGGGCGGCCTCCACCGCGGCGGCCAGGCCCGCCGGACCCGCGCCGACGATGGCCAGTTCAGTCCGCTTCATTACCCTGCCACCTGCCTTCACCGCGCTGGGTCTCGATGACCATCCCGTCGCGAACCGGGGTGACGCATGTCCGCACGTTGGGTTCCCCATCGACGGTCATGACGCAATCGGTGCACCGCCCGATCCCGCAGAACAGCCCGCGCGGTTCGCCCCTCCGGGTGGTCAGGCGAAAGACCCTTATTCCGGCGGCCAGGAGGGCCGCGGCGATCGGCTCGCCGGCCGCGGCCCGGACGGGACGCCCGTCGACGATGATGGCCACGCTTTCCTCTTGTTCGCCTGGTCCCAGGATGGGGTGGTTGGAAACCCGCATGTAAAACGCCTCCTGATCTCAAGGGCCTTTCCTGCCCACGCGGCCTAAGACCTCTCCGGGGAGAACCCCCCGACCAGATGGCCGGTTCGTCCCCTGACCAGCAGGTCGGCGACCATTCGGCCGACCGCCGGAGCGGTGGTGAACGCCCCTTTGAAGGAGCCGCAGAAGAGCAGGTTGTCGACCTCGTGCCGAAAGCCGAAGAACGGCAGACCATCGTCGGAGTAAGGGGTTACGGCCGCCCAGGCGCGGACGATGTTCAGCTTGGCCAGGCCGGGGAAGTGCCGCAGGACCCTCTCGGCGACCTGTTTGAGACCGGCGTTGTCCAGGGCGGCCCGGTGGTCCTGGCACTCCTCCGTGTATTGCCCCAGGATGACGCTGCCCCTGGCCGCCTGGTTCAGGGCCAGCCCGACTCGGCGGGTCTCTCTGGCCGTGGCGGGGGTGAGGAAGCCGGCCCCGACCACCGGCCCGCGGATGGTCGGCGGCACCGGCTCGGTGACCATGGCCGTCCCCCGGTGAAACCGCACGGGGACATCCAGGCCGGCCAGCCGGCCGATGCTCCCCGTCCAGGCGCCGCCGGCGTTGACGAAGGTGCGTGCCCGGACCGCGCCAAGGTCGGTGAGGACGGCGATGGCCCGTTGGCCGTCCAGCTTGAAACCCCGGACCGGCGTATGCTCGGCGATGGTTGCTCCGTTCTTCCTGGCGCCGGCGGCGAACCCAAGGGTGACCCGAAGCGGGTTCAGCCTCCCCTCGAGCGGGCAGTAAGCCAGGCCGACCAGGCCATCAGGAGAGATAAACGGTTCGACCGCGGGGGCTTCTCGGGGGCCCAGGATCGACCCGGCCACGCCCCGCCGGGCCTGCCTCGCCAGAAGGCCTTTGGCCGTCTCCAATTGAGCCTCCGTGGTCAGGACATAGCTGCCGCCGGTGACCTCGTACTCCAGGTCCACCCCCAGCTCGTCCGAGAGACCGGGATAGAGTTCAAGGCTCTTGAGGGTTAGCGCCAGGTGGGCATCGGCTTCGCGGTCCAAGACGGAGGTCTGACCGAGGTTGGCGCCTGAGGCTCCGGAGGCGATTTCCCGCTGCTCCAGTAAGAGCACCTCGAGGCCCTCTTTGGCCAGGTAGTAGGCGGCGGCGCAACCCAGGACGCCCCCGCCGATGACCACCGTATCAACCTTCTTCGGCAAGTCTCTTCCAGTGTTCATGGTGGGAAAGACCTTCCACGCCTTGGATGGATTTCCTGCCAGCTAGGCGGCTTATTGTTAACGTGACTGAAAAGATTTTAATCCTACTTAAAAGCATGAAGGACTTCACCGAAGTCCCGTGGAAAAGAGGAATAAGCTCCACCATTTGGCACGTAGCAGTGTTTTTCCCATCCAGGAGAGG is from Bacillota bacterium and encodes:
- a CDS encoding (2Fe-2S)-binding protein; the encoded protein is MRVSNHPILGPGEQEESVAIIVDGRPVRAAAGEPIAAALLAAGIRVFRLTTRRGEPRGLFCGIGRCTDCVMTVDGEPNVRTCVTPVRDGMVIETQRGEGRWQGNEAD
- a CDS encoding 4Fe-4S binding protein encodes the protein MTEKGVAYDGFPSSEELSRSRRVPPRERMARGPLAVIECVQEIPCNPCESACPRGAITVGRPITNLPRLDDDRCTGCGQCLAACPGLAIFVIDLSRAGDGGAAGREPTGEALVSFPYERLPSPSVDQMVMATDRAGQGIAAGRVVKVRRAKAFDQTAIVTLAVPARLAGEIRGLDPSSIRPSEAVIRPGSPREVRPT
- a CDS encoding FAD-dependent oxidoreductase; this translates as MKRTELAIVGAGPAGLAAAVEAARCGVKVTLVDENGKPGGQLFKQIHKFFGSREHRAGTRGYRIGLDLLAETQELGVKVLLNRAVYGVFEGNLLGLSAPDGIEELRADRLILATGASENGLAFPGSTLPGVMMAGAAQTMVNIHRVLPGHRFLMIGSGNVGLIVTYQLLQAGAEVVALVEAAPKIGGYGVHSSKVRRAGVPILLSHTIKEAGGESSVERAVICRLDEPFNQVPGTEQILDVDSICLAVGLTPLTELARMAGCELGYFPKLGGFVPLHDDDMMTTVDGIHVAGDITGVEEASTAMEEGRLAGLAVAQSVGRLGSEEAEVKKGLVRERIAALRTGPFGEHRRLAKAELVRTFAAGRPTPDREPEVGKAGVGR
- a CDS encoding (2Fe-2S)-binding protein; amino-acid sequence: MSDDLVICRCEEVTREEIEEAIRDGARSVDSVKRRTRAGMGLCQGKTCARMVAQMISQATGTPPAEIAWPNSRPPVRPIKVGDLAAMRGGGSADAG
- a CDS encoding peptidoglycan DD-metalloendopeptidase family protein — its product is MTTSPAGPKRQSDLKLPATGARVVGLKRLVAGFVLAAMVLAPATVFGAGTGNVKDAQDQLDKINQQIQDKQRQLGTVQSRKNQVRNEINRITSQLQRTSRDLVSLQKQMTQTEKDIAQAQAELSVAEADLGKRRGFIDTRVRALYENGSVNYLEVLLGSRDFSDFLNRFDLLSQVIAKDVEIYGQIRTTRQLVSDKKAALEDKQAQLTGLKKQTEVKKASLDDSESERQKALKELATLENGLEDDLEALEKASNELADFIRANSNETGLATDRSQISLAWPVPPARITSPYGYRYHPILRTRRLHTGIDIASPSGTPIKAAESGRVMMARYNSVYGYMVMIEHGAGVVTLYAHQQNRLQVKEGDLVKKGQLLGYVGSTGWSTGPHLHFEVRVNGNPVSPTSWLPAR
- a CDS encoding FAD-dependent oxidoreductase — encoded protein: MNTGRDLPKKVDTVVIGGGVLGCAAAYYLAKEGLEVLLLEQREIASGASGANLGQTSVLDREADAHLALTLKSLELYPGLSDELGVDLEYEVTGGSYVLTTEAQLETAKGLLARQARRGVAGSILGPREAPAVEPFISPDGLVGLAYCPLEGRLNPLRVTLGFAAGARKNGATIAEHTPVRGFKLDGQRAIAVLTDLGAVRARTFVNAGGAWTGSIGRLAGLDVPVRFHRGTAMVTEPVPPTIRGPVVGAGFLTPATARETRRVGLALNQAARGSVILGQYTEECQDHRAALDNAGLKQVAERVLRHFPGLAKLNIVRAWAAVTPYSDDGLPFFGFRHEVDNLLFCGSFKGAFTTAPAVGRMVADLLVRGRTGHLVGGFSPERS
- a CDS encoding S41 family peptidase, producing MVSRRKAVIWMVVLILGTNVGTFALATGQIPLVRDYVRPQLPGDMAQFDQLYRVMQLIKDRYVDQVSDATLVEGAKTGMVAALKDPPSYYLSPTAMNELLIDTSGTYAGVGVEVYSSNDYIEVIAPIEGTPAEKAGILPKDKIIKVDGKDIVGVSTDEVVNLIRGTPGTKVTLTIFRTGVSEPFDKVITRAQIELKSIYSKLLSDKIGYIRITQFSENSTKPFTDALTTLKGQGMAGLIIDLRNDPGGSLQTCEEIAAQILPSGPIIHQVDRSGNKQTATAPGPGLKIPVVVLINEGSASASEILAGAIQDAGMGALVGTKSYGKGSVQTIFPQPGNTGVKITTARYLTRNEKPVDKIGLTPDYEVKMATPKEGEPIIKLDDPTNPQLAKAIEVMKNLLKLKK